A window from Bremerella sp. JC817 encodes these proteins:
- the pilO gene encoding type 4a pilus biogenesis protein PilO has protein sequence MQMPKSSTPWLVAGLCLVAAFAVLVYLPISRSISAKRDALNLKLSLVGQEQSLLAQIDKYQAEVEEVQAFSSTWPEVENVNFELSQLLGEVSTQAKQSGADSLRLEPGQIESMQALQRIPVRLGCKGTFQEIHDLIRRIETMPQQIWVERIELAPSDDTNHELSCEVEFEAFMVSVKNSH, from the coding sequence ATGCAGATGCCGAAGAGTTCGACACCCTGGCTGGTAGCTGGCCTTTGTCTTGTGGCAGCGTTTGCCGTGCTGGTCTATTTACCGATCAGCCGTTCGATCTCGGCCAAACGCGATGCCTTGAACCTGAAGCTATCGCTGGTCGGCCAAGAGCAATCACTGCTAGCCCAAATCGATAAGTACCAGGCCGAAGTGGAAGAGGTGCAAGCGTTCTCGTCGACATGGCCAGAGGTCGAGAATGTGAACTTTGAACTCAGCCAGCTTCTGGGCGAGGTCTCGACTCAAGCCAAACAATCGGGCGCCGACTCATTACGCCTGGAACCAGGCCAAATCGAATCGATGCAGGCCCTGCAGCGTATTCCGGTTCGACTCGGCTGCAAAGGAACATTCCAAGAGATTCACGACTTGATTCGCCGCATCGAAACCATGCCGCAGCAAATCTGGGTCGAACGCATTGAGCTAGCACCGAGCGACGACACCAACCACGAGCTATCGTGCGAGGTAGAATTTGAGGCTTTTATGGTCTCGGTAAAGAATTCGCATTAG
- the pilM gene encoding pilus assembly protein PilM produces MIRLPLFRYNPIGIDIGSKSIKMVQFSKDYKSVQEAAVVDLPEDISPEKDFEGYLSALGQTLQNARIGRNFRGHDAIICIHQRDLFLHNIRVGKSDSKALANIVHQEAADRIPYSMIDAEIRFLESEEIRQGEQLLREVIIMACYRPKLEAILDQCEKSGFRPVSVDVEPMAILRSFTRQYRREADDENRVLYIHVGYTNTLVIIAQGGQVLFVKYIDVGGRHFDEAVARQLDMSLTDAINLRKHNADRRRGQQTPEVERSVLNAMRDELERLQNELAMCIRYHSVTFRGKPLVRVVLCGGEATESLRNEIERLSGIETELGDPLRIYEATQSFGRRSQWDVAVGLAARQVGAAK; encoded by the coding sequence ATGATTCGGCTTCCACTGTTTCGCTACAATCCGATCGGAATCGACATCGGTTCGAAGAGCATCAAGATGGTGCAGTTTTCGAAGGACTATAAGTCGGTCCAGGAAGCTGCCGTCGTCGACCTGCCTGAAGATATCTCGCCCGAGAAAGACTTCGAAGGCTATTTGTCCGCGCTAGGCCAAACACTTCAGAATGCCCGCATCGGCCGCAATTTCCGTGGCCACGACGCCATCATCTGCATCCACCAGCGTGACCTGTTTTTACATAACATCCGCGTCGGCAAGAGCGACTCGAAAGCCCTGGCCAATATCGTCCATCAAGAGGCCGCCGACCGTATCCCTTATTCGATGATCGACGCCGAAATCCGCTTCCTCGAATCGGAAGAAATCCGCCAGGGCGAGCAACTGCTGCGAGAAGTGATCATCATGGCCTGCTATCGGCCAAAGCTGGAAGCAATCCTCGATCAATGCGAGAAAAGCGGGTTCCGGCCAGTTTCGGTTGATGTTGAACCGATGGCGATCCTCCGTTCTTTCACGCGGCAATATCGCCGTGAAGCGGACGACGAAAATCGCGTTTTGTACATTCATGTCGGCTATACCAATACGTTGGTGATCATCGCCCAAGGGGGCCAGGTGTTGTTTGTGAAGTACATCGATGTCGGCGGTCGCCACTTCGATGAAGCAGTCGCCCGGCAACTCGACATGAGCCTGACCGATGCGATCAACCTTCGCAAACACAACGCCGATCGCCGCCGAGGCCAGCAAACGCCCGAAGTGGAACGCAGCGTGCTGAACGCGATGCGCGACGAACTGGAACGCTTGCAGAACGAACTGGCGATGTGCATTCGCTACCACAGCGTGACGTTCCGTGGCAAACCGCTGGTGCGTGTGGTGCTGTGCGGTGGCGAAGCAACCGAGTCCCTGCGTAATGAAATCGAACGCCTTTCGGGGATCGAAACCGAACTCGGCGACCCACTCCGCATCTACGAGGCCACGCAAAGCTTCGGACGACGTAGCCAATGGGACGTCGCCGTCGGGCTTGCGGCTCGCCAAGTGGGAGCAGCCAAATGA
- a CDS encoding prepilin-type N-terminal cleavage/methylation domain-containing protein: MATPKLTLKYAAPTRPGRAGFTLIELLITVAILGILAAVVIPQFGAAAPDQLQGAAQIIVADLDYSRSLAISNSSTYRLTFNEAQNQYVLTHTGANNTLDTLPDNPFRKPSDDPTSLIVSLDEFPQVGTRVSIVAIVTDESTPEAVTTIEFDTLGQTTREEPTLIWLSSIAGTEEIYLPISVNPVTGLATIGEFTTQAPNILGADGSS, from the coding sequence ATGGCCACGCCCAAGCTAACCCTGAAATACGCTGCACCGACTCGGCCTGGCCGAGCCGGCTTTACGTTGATCGAACTGCTGATCACGGTGGCGATTCTCGGCATCCTGGCGGCCGTGGTCATCCCTCAGTTCGGGGCAGCGGCCCCTGACCAGTTACAAGGAGCGGCCCAGATTATCGTCGCCGATCTCGACTACTCCCGGTCGTTGGCGATCTCCAACAGTTCGACCTATCGCCTTACCTTCAACGAGGCACAGAACCAGTACGTTCTGACCCATACCGGGGCGAACAATACGCTCGACACGCTGCCCGATAATCCCTTCCGAAAGCCTTCCGACGATCCGACCTCCCTCATCGTCTCGCTGGACGAATTTCCCCAGGTCGGGACACGCGTTTCAATCGTTGCGATCGTTACAGACGAATCGACGCCGGAGGCAGTCACGACGATTGAATTCGACACACTCGGTCAGACCACGCGAGAGGAACCTACACTTATCTGGCTTTCCTCCATCGCAGGGACCGAGGAAATCTATTTACCGATCTCGGTGAACCCCGTGACTGGGCTGGCAACCATCGGTGAATTCACGACGCAGGCTCCTAACATACTCGGTGCCGATGGTTCGTCTTGA
- a CDS encoding LamG domain-containing protein, which yields MTSPRFQLKKIRRDGFAIVIVLALLSVTLALSYSMMRVQSTTHQIQSNMSRQADARQAAISGISAGVREMYESDWPGVGANLTMSLGSHRSYEIRYETGDPWLQPGDADYAEKPFRVTVISTGYAFDPASPTVRSQSTIRAVVQLVRRKLQTNPSSYQAAAGHSLYSYGTGDSYLELPNRVHGKSFINGTLNLCEDWQKTNRPFSGLIDEIVIHNRAMSGLEVYAINQTGNSSSSNMASVLSSYGIRHWWRFNESDSTATVAIDSVGGRHGTYRGGVVPGYDVGGGNKAVFLDGVSGRIDLGGFDLPSNTDFTINAWIAPTSMTGTNEDARIISKAIGTDSNDHWWMLSTTLRGSKAYPRIRLKTTSNQYEKIPSNGKIYANRWILLTVTFSSSNNSLKIYINGVQADSWNVDGDARSTSSVLTWIGDNPPGTARSRYLEDIALLAAASTEDYRPMAGEVTLSSDRNDISTALTLNRQLNCTTNYQATSASAPSNTTGGTGYRLFPGGKEYTIPLVSSSLQNETLSPDIDTNPLGIFRVQGSVTLQNNVNIEGTLIAQYNGSDIHLRGSNVTVKGVDLPALDGDETRYQLPALIANDDIDAAQSTQVQIDGAIAAFGDFEVEPLYSNGQVQIAGQVFADEFKLEAGSDWSSLAYYSYYYFINFVNAVGQTNTSANFASWLNDYWVGRLIDKVKIKLPDEVPTYQWLDPSQPIYQVGDGDVGLVWELVRWQDDRGQ from the coding sequence ATGACGAGCCCTCGCTTCCAACTGAAGAAGATTCGGCGTGATGGATTCGCCATCGTGATCGTTCTGGCACTGTTGTCGGTAACGTTGGCGTTGTCGTATTCGATGATGCGTGTCCAATCGACCACGCACCAAATTCAGAGCAATATGAGCCGTCAGGCCGATGCCCGCCAGGCGGCGATCTCGGGCATTTCAGCTGGCGTGCGCGAGATGTACGAGTCGGACTGGCCCGGGGTCGGCGCCAACCTGACGATGAGCCTTGGCAGCCACCGTTCGTATGAAATTCGGTATGAAACGGGGGATCCCTGGCTGCAACCAGGGGATGCCGACTACGCCGAGAAGCCGTTCCGCGTGACTGTCATTTCGACTGGGTATGCCTTCGATCCGGCGTCGCCCACCGTTCGATCTCAATCCACGATTCGCGCCGTCGTTCAATTAGTTCGGCGGAAGCTGCAAACCAATCCCAGTTCGTACCAGGCCGCGGCCGGCCATTCGCTTTATAGCTATGGCACCGGCGATTCTTACCTTGAACTTCCTAACCGCGTGCATGGCAAGTCGTTCATCAACGGTACGCTGAACCTGTGCGAAGACTGGCAGAAGACCAACCGGCCATTTTCGGGCTTGATTGATGAAATTGTCATTCATAACCGCGCGATGTCTGGGCTAGAAGTTTATGCCATCAACCAGACTGGGAATTCGTCCAGCTCGAACATGGCCAGCGTGCTGTCGTCTTATGGTATCCGCCACTGGTGGCGATTTAACGAGTCCGATTCGACGGCGACCGTTGCGATCGACTCGGTGGGTGGACGACACGGAACGTATCGCGGAGGTGTCGTTCCAGGCTACGACGTCGGAGGAGGCAATAAGGCCGTCTTTCTGGATGGTGTTTCCGGACGCATCGATCTCGGCGGGTTCGACTTGCCGAGCAATACCGACTTCACGATCAATGCCTGGATTGCTCCAACGAGCATGACCGGAACCAATGAAGATGCTCGAATCATCTCGAAAGCTATTGGCACGGACTCGAATGACCATTGGTGGATGCTAAGCACAACGCTTCGTGGATCGAAAGCCTACCCGCGCATTCGTTTGAAGACGACCAGCAATCAATACGAGAAGATCCCCAGCAACGGAAAGATCTACGCCAACCGTTGGATACTGCTCACGGTTACGTTTAGTTCTAGTAATAACTCGCTCAAGATCTACATCAATGGAGTGCAGGCCGATTCCTGGAACGTCGATGGCGACGCAAGATCGACCAGTTCGGTGTTGACCTGGATCGGCGACAATCCACCCGGCACGGCACGATCGCGGTACCTGGAAGACATCGCCTTGCTGGCCGCGGCCAGCACCGAGGACTATCGTCCGATGGCAGGCGAGGTCACGTTGTCGAGTGATCGCAACGACATTAGTACCGCGCTGACGCTCAACCGTCAGCTCAACTGCACGACGAACTATCAAGCCACGTCGGCAAGCGCACCAAGCAACACCACCGGCGGGACTGGCTACCGCCTCTTTCCGGGTGGGAAGGAATACACGATTCCCCTGGTCAGTTCTTCGCTGCAGAACGAAACGCTATCACCCGACATCGATACCAATCCACTCGGCATCTTTCGTGTCCAGGGCTCGGTTACGTTGCAGAACAATGTGAACATCGAGGGAACCCTGATCGCCCAGTACAACGGAAGTGATATCCATTTGCGCGGCTCGAACGTGACGGTGAAGGGGGTCGACCTGCCAGCACTGGACGGGGACGAGACCCGTTACCAGTTGCCGGCTTTAATCGCGAACGACGACATCGACGCCGCTCAAAGCACTCAGGTACAAATTGATGGGGCCATCGCCGCGTTTGGCGACTTCGAGGTCGAACCACTGTACAGCAATGGACAAGTTCAAATCGCCGGCCAGGTTTTCGCCGACGAATTTAAGCTGGAAGCCGGATCGGACTGGTCGTCGTTGGCCTACTATTCGTACTATTACTTCATCAATTTCGTGAATGCCGTGGGGCAGACCAACACGTCGGCGAACTTCGCCAGTTGGCTCAATGATTATTGGGTCGGCCGCCTGATCGATAAAGTCAAAATCAAGCTGCCAGATGAAGTCCCGACGTATCAATGGCTTGATCCAAGCCAGCCGATCTATCAGGTCGGGGATGGCGACGTCGGACTTGTCTGGGAACTGGTCCGCTGGCAAGACGATCGCGGCCAGTAA